In Ostrea edulis chromosome 4, xbOstEdul1.1, whole genome shotgun sequence, a single window of DNA contains:
- the LOC125668587 gene encoding monocarboxylate transporter 12-B-like, translated as MENEETNDSDSDSSDADDIALDGGWGWMVVFGAFVINVITDGCSYSFGVLFTHLVDYFHANRSSTAWVGSVFNASPLLFGPIASIFAKRFGFRKATVVGGLIAAFGMFLSSFVDSLSILCVTYGCISGFGISLPYLASTVVVMMYFKRRRSLATGLAECGAGVGTLIFAPLLQLLISEYGWRGALLILSAIVSNIVLCGALFRPLPKCSAKGKYMTESQQDGMEISDLETTPALQIDTKDEEICDCVIVKNLTRVEYNKTGNLHIGIQDEAHPNLGKSSNFLSKSTKPNEHSPEKDPKRPENKTKHRKWRIVDIKVLLEWRFVIFLISNFILYFWYDVPYVFTVDRALEIGESESRGTLIVSIVGIIHTIGNIVFGFLGDLKRVNRSSLYSASMWVTGLGLAMVPLSRDYLSFAAFDAIYGFFVAASEALSCVLVADILGISKVSDGYGILMFLQGIANLVGPPFAGWLYDVSGSYDNTFFAAGGSIIFLGFLYAIVPLHAKIQGKSLDDK; from the exons ATGGAAAATGAAGAAACCAATGATTCTGACAGTGATTCTTCAGATGCAGACGACATAGCTTTAGATGGCGGCTGGGGATGGATGGTAGTGTTTGGCGCTTTTGTTATTAACGTCATCACGGACGGGTGTTCTTACTCGTTCGGGGTTTTGTTTACACATTTGGTCGACTATTTCCATGCGAATCGTAGCTCCACTGCATGGGTAGGTTCCGTATTTAATGCATCTCCACTTCTGTTTGGTCCTATTGCCAGCATCTTTGCCAAACGTTTTGGATTCCGGAAAGCTACCGTCGTTGGAGGTTTGATAGCGGCATTTGGAATGTTTTTAAGTAGTTTTGTGGATTCCTTGAGCATTTTGTGTGTTACTTACGGTTGCATCTCAGGATTTGGAATTTCTCTTCCATACTTAGCATCCACCGTCGTGGTAATGATGTACTTCAAGAGAAGACGATCTTTAGCGACGGGCTTGGCTGAATGTGGAGCTGGAGTTGGAACACTGATATTCGCACCTCTTCTACAGCTTCTGATATCAGAATATGGCTGGAGAGGAGCCTTGTTGATTTTAAGTGCTATTGTGTCAAATATTGTACTCTGTGGTGCTTTATTCAGACCACTTCCAAAATGTAGTGCGAAAGGAAAATACATGACAGAATCCCAACAGGATGGCATGGAAATCTCAGATCTCGAAACAACACCTGCATTACAAATTGATACGAAAGATGAAGAAATATGTGATTGTGTTATAGTAAAAAACTTAACTAGAGTTGAATATAACAAAACAGGAAACCTACATATCGGAATTCAGGATGAGGCTCACCCAAATTTGGGCAAGAGTTCGAACTTTTTATCAAAATCAACCAAACCTAATGAACATTCCCCAGAAAAAGACCCAAAACGACCTGAGAATAAAACAAAGCATCGAAAATGGAGAATTGTTGACATCAAAGTACTCCTTGAATGGCGTTTTGTAATATTTCTCATTTCAAATTTCATCCTTTATTTTTGGTATGATGTTCCCTACGTGTTCACCGTGGACCGTGCCTTGGAAATCGGCGAGTCGGAATCTCGGGGTACTCTTATCGTGTCTATTGTCGGCATTATTCATACGATTGGCAATATAGTGTTTGGATTTCTCGGTGATTTGAAAAGGGTTAATCGTTCCAGTCTGTACAGCGCCTCAATGTGGGTTACCGGCCTTGGTTTAGCAATGGTGCCATTGTCCAGGGATTATTTATCATTTGCGGCATTTGACGCAATCTACGGTTTCTTTGTTGCAGCTTCCGAAGCCTTATCTTGCGTTTTAGTTGCTGATATATTAGGCATATCGAAAGTATCGGACGGCTACGGGATACTGATGTTTCTTCAGGGAATAGCTAATTTAGTAGGACCACCATTTGCAG GTTGGTTATATGATGTCTCCGGTTCCTATGACAACACTTTTTTCGCCGCCGGTGGATCCATCATATTTCTAGGATTTTTGTATGCCATAGTGCCACTCCATGCAAAGATTCAGGGAAAATCATTGgatgacaaataa